In a genomic window of Tursiops truncatus isolate mTurTru1 chromosome 7, mTurTru1.mat.Y, whole genome shotgun sequence:
- the MAP2 gene encoding microtubule-associated protein 2 isoform X13, translating into MADDRKDEAKAPHWTSAQLTEASAHPHPPEIKDQGGAGEGLVRSANGFPYREDEEGAFGEHGSQDTYSNTKENGINGELTSADRETAEEVSARIVQVVTAEAVAVLKGEQEKEAQHKDQPAPLPLAAEETANLPPSPPPSPASEQTVTVEEEEEMLASPMAEEEKPATLPGKEYEAAKASDQPKGLSEGQVESSAEAQIAPEESAPAGTPQEKSIKEVAEVSPEVKTPSSAGEGLLTASKMEFHDQQELTPSPAEPLEKVEKESEEESKPGEDLKHAALVSQPETTKTSPDKKDMQDTEEEKVPPTLFGHTLGASLEDTKQKTEPSLVVPGIGLPAEPSAAKEQKDWFIQMPMEAKKDEWGLVAPVSPGPLTPMKEKDVLEDIPKWEGKQFDSPMPSPFQGGSFTLPFDVTKNDIVAAASPFAPALLQPDDKKSLEETGSPATAKDSSKVEEPHMDQPDKMAEAPASEAVTSPKDAHISIVEDYVLEKGLGEEKGAIKQESVQIKETPTFREQESMLTEKEPHLKLEEQTTVSDEEAVSKESEAPKLTDEETGVIQTSTEHAYSKEEPKGQELPTDILKQDSFPVSLEQAVTDSAVTSKTPEKVMTEPAALSEKSATQELFEEKVADKDNVEGVGAVTSAELDMPFYEDKSGMSKYFETSALKEEVTKSIQPGSDYYELSDTREGAQESFDTVSSMYKNGDKALTAEKDSQPSAVAQEGGYSTLAQSYPSDLPEEPISPQERMFTIDPKVYGEKRDLHSKNKDDLTLSRSLGLGGRSAIEQRSMSINLPMSCLDSIALGFNFGRGHDLSPLASDILTNTSGSMDEGDDYLPATTPAVDKAPCFPTESKEEKEQIKGEKATGEENTQVEPSCESPFLAKDYYKNGTVMAPDLPEMLDLAGTRSRLASMSADAEVARRKSVPSETVVEESSTGFPPVTDENHVIVKTDSQLEDLGYCVFNKYTVPLPSPVQDSENLSGESGSFYEGTDDKARRDLVTDLSLIEVKLAAAGRVKDELSAEKEASPPISGDKSGLSREFDQEKKANDKLDTLLEKSEEHADSKEHAKETEEAGDKVETFGLGVTHEQASAKELTVSKDASPLVAEKAEKGLSSVPEVAEVEPSQKAEPELDFAAKKADQGQLDVKISDFGQMASGLHIDAGKAAELKLKATQDLAPSSTAPQEADAFMGVESGHVKEGTKVSETEVKEKVAKPDLVHQEAVDKEESYESSGEHESLTMESLKADEGKKEISPESSLIQDEIAIKLSVEIPCAPAVSEADLAADERADVQMELIQLPKEENKETPDISITPSDVTVPLPEATGAEPAEAENEEEEIEARGDYDKLLFRSDTLQITDLGVPGVREEFVETCPGEHKGVIESVVTIEDDFITVVQTTTDEGESGSHSVRFAALEQPEVERRPSPRAEEELEVEEAAEAQAEPKDGSPEAPASPEREEVGLSEYKTETYDDYKDETTIDDSIMDADSLWVDTQDDDRSIMTEQLETIPKEEKAEKEARRPSLEKHRKEKPFKTGRGRISTPERKIAKKEPSTVSRDEVRRKKAVYKKAELAKKTEVQAHSPSRKFILKPAIKYTRPTHLSCVKRKTTAAGAESAQAPSVFKQAKDKVSNSTLSKIPALQGSTKSPRCSSACPSTTKRATFSDSLFIQPTSAGSTDRLPYSESGNKDGVTKSPEKRSSLPRPSSILPPRRGVSGDRDENSFSLNSSISSSARRTTRSEPIRRAGKSGTSTPTTPGSTAITPGTPPSYSSRTPGTPGTPSYPRTPHTPGTPKSAILVPSEKKVAIIRTPPKSPATPKQLRLINQPLPDLKNVKSKIGSTENIKYQPKGGQVQIVTKKIDLSHVTSKCGSLKNIRHRPD; encoded by the exons AAGAAGAAATGCTAGCGAGTCCAATGGCCGAGGAAGAGAAACCTGCCACTCTTCCTGGGAAAGAGTATGAGGCTGCCAAGGCCTCAGACCAGCCCAAGGGCCTCAGTGAGGGCCAAGTGGAGTCTAGTGCGGAGGCCCAAATAGCTCCTGAAGAGAGCGCCCCAGCAGGGACCCCACAGGAGAAAAGTATAAAAGAGGTCGCGGAGGTGTCTCCAGAAGTAAAAACCCCTTCCTCTGCCGGGGAAG GTTTGCTTACAGCCTCGAAGATGGAGTTTCATGATCAACAGGAATTGACTCCCTCTCCAGCCGAGCCATTAGAAAAGGTGGAAAAGGAGTCAGAGGAAGAAAGTAAGCCTGGTGAAGACCTTAAACATGCTGCCTTAGTTTCTCAGCCTGAGACAACTAAAACTTCCCCTGATAAAAAGGACATGCaagacacagaagaagaaaaagtaccTCCCACTCTGTTTGGGCATACTCTGGGTGCCAGCCTAGAAGACACAAAACAGAAGACAGAACCGAGCCTAGTGGTACCTGGTATTGGCCTTCCCGCAGAGCCCTCAGCTGCAAAAGAGCAAAAGGACTGGTTCATCCAAATGCCAATGGAAGCAAAAAAGGACGAGTGGGGTTTGGTTGCTCCAGTATCTCCTGGCCCCCTAACACCCATGAAGGAAAAAGACGTACTTGAGGACATCCCAAAATGGGAAGGGAAACAATTTGATTCTCCCATGCCAAGTCCCTTTCAGGGTGGAAGCTTCACTCTTCCTTTTGATGTCACAAAGAATGACATTGTTGCAGCAGCATCACCCTTTGCCCCCGCCCTATTACAGCCAGATGACAAAAAATCTTTGGAAGAAACTGGTAGCCCAGCAACTGCCAAAGATAGTTCTAAAGTTGAAGAGCCCCATATGGATCAACCTGACAAAATGGCAGAAGcaccagcctcagaagcagtTACATCACCCAAAGATGCTCACATTTCGATTGTGGAAGACTATGTTCTGGAGAAAGGtttaggagaagagaaaggggcaaTAAAGCAAGAGAGTGTGCAGATAAAAGAGACTCCCACCTTCAGGGAACAGGAATCTATGCTTACTGAAAAGGAACCTCACCTAAAGCTTGAAGAACAAACAACCGTTTCTGACGAAGAAGCTGTGTCAAAAGAGAGTGAAGCCCCAAaattgacagatgaagaaacaggtgtAATTCAGACCTCCACAGAGCACGCTTACTCCAAAGAAGAACCGAAAGGCCAGGAGCTTCCCACAGATATATTAAAACAGGACTCATTCCCTGTAAGTTTGGAGCAAGCAGTTACCGATTCAGCCGTGACCTCTAAGACACCAGAAAAAGTCATGACTGAACCAGCTGCACTAAGTGAAAAGAGTGCCACCCAGGAgctttttgaagaaaaagttgCTGACAAAGATAATGTTGAAGGAGTTGGAGCTGTAACATCAGCTGAGCTTGACATGCCATTTTATGAAGATAAGTCAGGAATGTCCAAGTACTTTGAAACATCTGCCTTGAAAGAAGAAGTGACAAAAAGTATCCAGCCAGGCAGTGATTACTATGAACTGAGTGACACAAGAGAAGGTGCCCAAGAGTCTTTTGATACCGTATCTTCCATGTATAAAAACGGCGACAAGGCACTTACGGCAGAGAAAGACTCCCAGCCCAGTGCTGTAGCACAAGAAGGAGGCTACAGCACTCTTGCACAGAGTTATCCATCTGACTTACCTGAAGAACCCATTTCTCCTCAAGAAAGAATGTTCACTATTGATCCAAAAGTGTATGGGGAGAAAAGGGATCTCCACAGTAAGAATAAGGATGATTTGACACTGAGCAGGAGTTTAGGACTTGGTGGTAGGTCTGCAATAGAGCAAAGAAGCATGTCAATCAATTTGCCCATGTCTTGCCTGGATTCCATAGCCCTTGGATTTAACTTTGGTCGGGGGCATGATCTTTCTCCCCTTGCTTCTGATATTCTAACCAACACTAGTGGAAGTATGGACGAAGGAGATGATTACCTTCCGGCCACGACACCTGCAGTGGACAAAGCCCCTTGCTTCCCaacagaaagcaaagaagaaaaagaacagataaaggGGGAAAAAGCTACTGGAGAGGAAAACACCCAAGTCGAGCCATCGTGTGAGTCACCTTTCCTAGCCAAAGATTATTACAAAAATGGTACTGTCATGGCACCTGACCTGCCTGAGATGCTAGACCTGGCAGGCACAAGGTCAAGATTAGCTTCCATGAGTGCAGATGCTGAGGTTGCCAGGAGAAAATCAGTCCCATCGGAGACTGTGGTGGAGGAGAGTAGTACTGGCTTCCCCCCTGTCACTGATGAAAACCACGTCATTGTTAAAACTGACAGTCAGCTCGAAGACCTGGGCTACtgtgtgttcaataaatacacaGTCCCACTCCCATCACCTGTTCAAGACAGTGAGAATTTATCTGGGGAGAGTGGTTCCTTTTATGAAGGCACTGATGATAAAGCACGAAGAGATTTGGTCACGGATCTTTCATTGATTGAAGTCAAACTGGCAGCTGCTGGAAGAGTCAAAGATGAACTCAGTGCTGAGAAAGAAGCATCCCCGCCTATCTCTGGTGACAAATCAGGACTGAGTAGGGAGTTTGATCAGGAGAAGAAAGCGAATGATAAGCTGGATACTTTACTAGAAAAAAGTGAAGAACATGCCGATTCAAAAGAACATGCCAAGGAAACAGAAGAGGCTGGTGATAAAGTTGAAACCTTTGGATTAGGAGTAACCCATGAGCAAGCGTCAGCCAAAGAACTGACAGTCTCAAAAGATGCATCACCTCTCGTGGCTGAGAAAGCAGAGAAAGGTCTTAGTTCCGTGCCAGAGGTAGCTGAAGTAGAACCATCCCAAAAAGCTGAACCAGAGCTGGATTTTGCTGCAAAGAAAGCTGACCAGGGTCAGTTAGATGTTAAAATCAGTGACTTTGGACAGATGGCCTCAGGGCTACACATAGATGCTGGAAAGGCAGCAGAGCTTAAACTCAAGGCTACCCAGGACCTCGCCCCCTCATCCACAGCACCTCAGGAGGCAGATGCGTTTATGGGTGTTGAGTCTGGCCACGTGAAAGAAGGCACAAAAGTTAGTGAGACAGAAGTCAAGGAGAAGGTGGCCAAGCCTGACCTGGTGCACCAGGAGGCTGTAGACAAAGAGGAGTCCTATGAGTCCAGCGGTGAGCATGAAAGCCTCACCATGGAGTCCTTGAAAGCTGATGAGGGCAAGAAGGAAATTTCCCCAGAATCTTCTCTAATTCAAGACGAGATTGCCATCAAATTGTCTGTGGAAATACCCTGTGCACCTGCTGTTTCAGAGGCTGATTTAGCCGCAGATGAGAGAGCTGACGTCCAGATGGAACTTATTCAGCtgccaaaagaagaaaacaaggagaCCCCAGATATATCTATCACGCCCTCTGATGTTACAGTACCATTGCCTGAAGCCACTGGAGCTGAACCAGCAGAGGctgagaatgaggaagaagagataGAAGCCCGGGGAGATTATGATAAACTCCTCTTCCGCTCAGACACCCTTCAGATTACTGACCTGGGTGTCCCAGGTGTCAGGGAGGAATTTGTGGAGACCTGCCCTGGTGAACACAAGGGAGTGATTGAGTCCGTTGTAACCATCGAGGATGATTTCATCACTGTCGTGCAAACCACAACTGATGAAGGGGAGTCGGGTTCCCACAGTGTGCGTTTTGCAGCCTTAGAGCAGCCTGAGGTAGAAAGGAGACCATCCCCCCGTGCTGAGGAAGAGCTTGAAGTAGAAGAGGCAGCTGAAGCCCAGGCTGAACCCAAGGATGGCTCCCCAGAAGCTCCGGCTTCCCCTGAGAGAGAAGAGGTTGGACTCTCAGAATATAAGACAGAAACCTATGACGATTACAAAGACGAGACCACCATTGATGACTCCATCATGGACGCTGACAGCCTCTGGGTGGACACTCAAG ATGATGATAGGAGCATCATGACAGAACAGTTAGAAACTATTCCTAAAGAGGAGAAAGCTGAAAAGGAAGCTCGGAGACCATCTCTTGagaaacatagaaaagaaaagccttttaAAACCGGGAGAGGCAGAATTTCCACTCCTGAAAGAAAAATAGCTAAAAAGGAACCTAGCACAGTCTCCAGAGATGaagtgagaaggaaaaaag CAGTTTATAAGAAGGCTGAACTTGCTAAAAAAACAGAAGTTCAGGCCCACTCTCCCTCCaggaaattcattttaaaacctGCTATCAAATATACTAGACCAACTCATCTCTCCTGTGTTAAGCGGAAAACGACAG CAGCAGGTGCTGAATCAGCTCAGGCTCCCAGTGTATTTAAACAGGCAAAGGACAAAGTGTCT AATTCTACCTTGTCAAAGATTCCTGCCTTACAGGGTAGCACAAAGTCCCCACGATGCAGCTCAGCCTGCCCTAGTACGACTAAAAGGGCTACATTTTCTGACAGTTTATTCATACAGCCCACCTCAGCGGGCTCCACAGACCGTTTACCATACTCAGAATCAGGGAACAAG GATGGAGTAACCAAGAGCCCAGAAAAGCGCTCTTCTCTGCCGAGACCGTCCTCCATTCTCCCTCCTCGCCGAGGCGTATCAGGAGACAGAGATGAGAACTCCTTCTCTCTCAACAGTTCTATCTCCTCTTCTGCACGGCGGACCACTA GGTCAGAGCCAATTCGCAGAGCAGGAAAAAGTGGCACTTCAACACCCACTACCCCCGGATCAACCGCCATCACTCCTGGTACCCCACCAAGCTATTCTTCACGCACACCAGGCACTCCTGGAACCCCTAGCTACCCCAGGACCCCTCACACACCAGGAACCCCCAAGTCTGCCATCTTGGTGCCCAGTGAGAAGAAAGTTGCCATTATACGTACGCCTCCAAAATCTCCTGCTACTCCCAAGCAACTTCGGCTTATCAACCAACCACTGCCAGACCTGAAGAATGTCAAATCCAAAATTGGATCGACAGAGAACATCAAATACCAGCCTAAAGGGGGGCAG